Proteins found in one Rhodovulum sp. MB263 genomic segment:
- a CDS encoding rod shape-determining protein, which translates to MAGFGGLFSSDMAIDLGTANTLVYVKGRGIILNEPSVVAFHVKDGRKQVLAVGEDAKLMLGRTPGSIEAIRPMREGVIADFDVAEEMIKYFIRKVHKRTTFTKPKIIVCVPHGATPVEKRAIRQSVLSAGARRAGLIAEPIAAAIGAGMPITDPTGSMVVDIGGGTTEVAVLSLGDIVYARSVRVGGDRMDDGIINYLRRQQNILIGEATAERIKTSIGSARMPDDGRGAVMHIRGRDLLNGVPKEIEINQAQIAEALAEPVQQICEAVMTALEATPPDLAADIVDRGVMLTGGGALLGELDLALREQTGLGISVADESLNCVALGTGKALEYEKQLRHVIDYES; encoded by the coding sequence ATGGCAGGATTTGGCGGATTGTTCTCGTCGGACATGGCGATCGACCTCGGCACGGCGAACACGCTCGTCTATGTCAAGGGACGCGGCATCATCCTCAACGAGCCCTCGGTGGTGGCCTTCCACGTCAAGGACGGGCGCAAGCAGGTGCTGGCCGTCGGCGAGGATGCCAAGCTGATGCTGGGCCGGACGCCCGGCTCGATCGAGGCGATCCGGCCGATGCGCGAAGGCGTGATCGCCGATTTCGACGTGGCCGAGGAGATGATCAAGTATTTCATCCGCAAGGTCCACAAGCGCACCACCTTCACCAAGCCCAAGATCATCGTCTGCGTGCCCCATGGCGCGACCCCGGTCGAGAAGCGCGCGATCCGCCAGTCGGTGCTGTCGGCGGGCGCCCGCCGCGCCGGGCTGATCGCCGAACCCATCGCCGCGGCCATCGGTGCCGGCATGCCGATCACCGACCCGACCGGGTCGATGGTGGTCGATATCGGCGGCGGCACGACCGAGGTCGCGGTCCTGTCCCTGGGCGACATCGTCTATGCGCGCTCGGTGCGCGTCGGCGGCGACCGGATGGATGACGGCATCATCAACTACCTGCGCCGCCAGCAGAACATCCTGATCGGCGAGGCCACGGCCGAACGCATCAAGACCTCGATCGGCTCGGCGCGGATGCCCGATGACGGGCGCGGCGCGGTCATGCATATCCGCGGCCGCGACCTCCTGAACGGGGTGCCGAAGGAAATCGAGATCAACCAGGCCCAGATCGCCGAGGCGCTGGCCGAACCCGTGCAGCAGATCTGCGAGGCGGTGATGACCGCGCTCGAGGCCACGCCGCCCGATCTGGCTGCCGATATCGTCGACCGCGGCGTGATGCTGACGGGCGGCGGCGCGCTTCTGGGCGAGCTCGACCTCGCGCTGCGCGAACAGACGGGGCTTGGCATTTCGGTCGCCGACGAGTCACTCAATTGTGTGGCGCTCGGCACCGGCAAGGCACTGGAATACGAAAAACAGCTTCGGCATGTGATAGATTACGAAAGCTGA
- a CDS encoding TRAP transporter large permease subunit, translating to MVCGPFVGSHTFPAVASYPGGGQMICQIVEGLNLTPVRFPILAWLVIVLPGGPLDWPEIVILFAPSFLPLPVHFEIDTLFFGILVALDLPTSFLTPPMAMPACSLKDIAHARAAAARDRPLRHAGSRLRADLDGADVRPAADRLPSARTGLRMRARA from the coding sequence ATGGTCTGCGGGCCTTTCGTCGGCAGCCACACCTTCCCGGCGGTGGCCTCCTATCCCGGCGGCGGGCAAATGATCTGCCAGATCGTCGAGGGCCTGAACCTGACGCCGGTGCGGTTCCCGATCCTCGCCTGGCTTGTCATCGTCCTCCCGGGCGGGCCGCTTGACTGGCCCGAGATCGTCATCCTCTTCGCACCGAGTTTCCTGCCGCTGCCGGTGCATTTCGAGATCGACACGCTGTTCTTCGGCATCCTCGTCGCGCTGGACCTGCCGACGAGCTTCCTGACCCCGCCAATGGCGATGCCGGCCTGTTCCCTCAAGGACATCGCGCACGCCCGGGCTGCGGCTGCCCGGGATCGCCCGTTGCGTCATGCCGGTTCTCGCCTGCGTGCTGATCTCGATGGTGCTGATGTACGTCCTGCCGCAGATCGTCTACCTTCGGCCCGAACTGGTTTGCGGATGAGGGCGCGGGCATGA
- the cobD gene encoding threonine-phosphate decarboxylase CobD, translating into MVNGRDHGGDLSGAMARFGGSPGDWIDLSTGINRVPYPAPPASAAALCELPGRAAIERLCAAAQSAYGTVWPLLPLAGAQAAIQLLPVLAPRGAVRVLGPTYNEYGGAFEAVGRAVETVAGAEALAGAALAVIVNPNNPDGRRFSPGTLHDIAATVGVLVVDESFADPHPELSLLPGACPGNVLVLRSFGKFYGLAGLRLGFALGPEALIGRLAGRAGPWAVSGPALEAGALALADAGWQAQSRARLSAETARADGLAEAAGWRPLGGTALFRLYETEDAAEAQARLARSWIWSRIFPYSSGWLRLGLPGSDAEWDRLEEVL; encoded by the coding sequence ATGGTGAACGGGCGCGATCATGGGGGCGATCTTTCCGGGGCGATGGCACGTTTCGGCGGCTCGCCCGGCGACTGGATCGACCTCTCGACCGGGATCAACCGGGTGCCCTATCCCGCGCCGCCCGCCTCGGCTGCGGCGCTGTGCGAGTTGCCGGGCCGGGCCGCGATCGAGCGCCTCTGTGCCGCGGCGCAGAGCGCCTATGGCACGGTCTGGCCCTTGTTGCCGCTGGCGGGGGCGCAGGCGGCGATCCAGCTGCTGCCGGTGCTGGCGCCCAGGGGCGCGGTGCGGGTGCTGGGGCCGACCTATAACGAATATGGCGGCGCTTTCGAGGCGGTGGGCCGTGCGGTCGAGACCGTTGCCGGGGCCGAGGCGCTCGCGGGGGCGGCGCTGGCGGTGATCGTGAATCCCAACAATCCCGACGGGCGGCGATTCTCGCCCGGGACGCTGCATGACATTGCCGCCACCGTCGGGGTTCTGGTCGTCGACGAGAGCTTCGCCGATCCGCATCCCGAGCTGTCGCTGCTGCCCGGCGCCTGCCCCGGGAATGTGCTGGTGCTGCGCTCTTTCGGCAAGTTCTACGGGCTTGCGGGGCTCCGGCTCGGCTTTGCGCTGGGGCCGGAGGCGCTGATCGGGCGGCTGGCGGGCCGGGCCGGACCCTGGGCGGTCTCGGGACCGGCGCTCGAGGCGGGCGCGCTGGCCCTGGCCGATGCGGGCTGGCAAGCGCAAAGCCGGGCGCGTCTGAGTGCCGAGACGGCCCGCGCCGACGGGCTGGCCGAAGCGGCGGGCTGGCGGCCGCTGGGCGGAACGGCGCTGTTTCGGCTCTACGAGACGGAGGATGCGGCCGAGGCCCAGGCCCGGCTGGCCCGGTCATGGATCTGGTCGCGGATCTTTCCCTATTCTTCGGGCTGGCTGCGTCTCGGGCTGCCGGGCTCTGACGCCGAATGGGACCGGCTCGAGGAGGTTCTCTAG
- a CDS encoding sorbosone dehydrogenase family protein has protein sequence MKTTLTGAAAWLALALPILAQSTDVPDNLEKLGNFRTTGTTDFTYVEQDDPYADGIRRTLERITLPDGFRIGLYAVVPDARHMAVGPQGIATFVGTRKDKVWAVTDRNKDRVADEVKDFAPSLTFAIPNGPCFSKDGFLYVAEQNRVLLFPAAEFFYESPDVAAFSLVPQGALIPPGEESYNHSARVCRIGPDGRIYISLGQPFNVAPRDKLELYRELGIGGIIRMNTDGTGREVYTHGIRNSVGHDFDPATGDLWFTDNQVDGMGDDIPPGEINHQTRMGQHFGFPWYGGGDVRTDAYAGEEVPHEVVMPAVETVAHAADLGMTFYTGDMFPEEYRGAIFSAQHGSWNRTEPIGARVMVTRIAGDGSARTEPFAEGWIDANGEYLGRPVDVAQLHDGSLLVSDDLAGALYRIWYDGM, from the coding sequence ATGAAGACCACCTTGACCGGCGCGGCCGCATGGCTCGCCCTTGCGCTGCCCATCCTCGCGCAATCGACGGATGTGCCCGACAATCTGGAAAAGCTCGGTAATTTCCGCACGACCGGCACCACAGATTTCACCTATGTCGAGCAGGACGACCCCTATGCCGACGGGATCCGCCGCACGCTCGAGCGGATCACGCTGCCCGATGGCTTCCGGATCGGGCTTTACGCCGTGGTGCCCGATGCACGGCACATGGCGGTCGGACCGCAGGGCATCGCCACCTTCGTCGGCACCCGCAAGGACAAGGTCTGGGCGGTGACCGACCGCAACAAGGACCGCGTCGCCGACGAGGTGAAGGATTTCGCGCCCTCGCTGACATTTGCCATTCCGAACGGACCCTGCTTCTCGAAGGACGGCTTCCTTTATGTAGCCGAGCAGAACCGCGTGCTGCTGTTTCCGGCCGCCGAGTTCTTCTACGAAAGCCCCGATGTGGCGGCCTTCAGCCTGGTGCCGCAGGGCGCGCTGATCCCGCCCGGAGAGGAAAGCTACAACCACAGCGCGCGGGTCTGCAGGATCGGCCCGGATGGCAGGATCTATATCTCGCTCGGCCAGCCCTTCAATGTCGCGCCAAGGGACAAGCTTGAGCTTTACCGTGAACTGGGGATCGGCGGCATCATCCGGATGAATACCGACGGCACCGGGCGCGAGGTCTATACCCATGGCATCCGCAATTCCGTCGGGCATGATTTCGACCCGGCGACGGGCGATCTGTGGTTCACCGACAATCAGGTCGACGGTATGGGCGACGACATCCCGCCGGGCGAGATCAACCACCAGACCCGGATGGGCCAGCATTTCGGCTTTCCGTGGTATGGTGGGGGCGATGTGCGCACCGATGCCTATGCGGGCGAGGAGGTGCCCCATGAGGTGGTGATGCCCGCGGTCGAGACGGTCGCCCATGCCGCCGATCTGGGCATGACCTTCTATACCGGCGACATGTTCCCCGAAGAGTATCGCGGCGCGATCTTCTCGGCCCAGCACGGGTCCTGGAACCGGACCGAGCCGATCGGCGCGCGGGTCATGGTGACGCGCATCGCCGGGGATGGCAGCGCCCGCACCGAGCCCTTCGCCGAGGGCTGGATCGACGCCAATGGCGAATATCTGGGCCGTCCGGTCGATGTGGCCCAGCTTCACGACGGCTCGCTGCTGGTCTCGGATGACCTGGCGGGCGCGCTCTACCGGATCTGGTATGACGGGATGTGA
- a CDS encoding 2-isopropylmalate synthase has protein sequence MSENSHQDRVLIFDTTLRDGEQSPGATMTHDEKLEIAAMLDEMGVDIIEAGFPIASEGDFEAVSDIAKLSKNAVICGLARAQFPDIDRAWDAVRHAARPRIHTFIGTSPLHRDITALTQDEMVERIEATVAHARNLCDDVQWSPMDATRTEHDYLCRVVETAIRAGATTINIPDTVGYTAPRESAKLIEMLLERVPGADEIVFATHCHNDLGMATANALAAVEAGARQIECTINGLGERAGNTALEEVVMALKVRNDIMPFRTGIDTTRIMGLSRKVATVSGFPVQFNKAIVGKNAFAHESGIHQDGVLKNAETFEIMRPADIGLNATNLVMGKHSGRAALRSKMKELGFDLGDNQLKDVFVRFKALADRKKEVYDDDLLALMRDSDLDAEHDRIQVKFLRVICGTEAPQSADLILALDGVEHRVTAQGDGPVDATFAAVKKLVEHDAHLELYQVHAVTGGTDAQATVSVRLSEDGKIATGQASDTDTVVASAKAYVNALNRLMVRREKTRPEENLAAI, from the coding sequence ATGAGCGAGAATTCGCACCAGGACCGCGTCCTGATATTCGACACCACCCTGCGCGACGGCGAGCAAAGCCCCGGCGCCACCATGACCCATGACGAGAAACTGGAAATCGCGGCGATGCTCGACGAGATGGGCGTCGACATCATCGAGGCCGGCTTCCCGATCGCCTCGGAAGGCGATTTCGAGGCGGTCAGCGACATCGCCAAACTGTCGAAGAACGCGGTGATCTGCGGGCTGGCCCGCGCCCAGTTCCCCGATATCGACCGCGCCTGGGACGCCGTCCGGCATGCCGCCCGGCCGCGCATCCACACCTTCATCGGCACATCGCCCCTGCATCGCGACATCACCGCGCTGACGCAGGACGAGATGGTCGAGCGGATCGAGGCGACCGTGGCCCATGCCCGCAATCTCTGCGACGACGTGCAATGGTCGCCGATGGATGCGACCCGGACCGAGCATGACTACCTCTGCCGCGTGGTCGAGACCGCGATCAGGGCGGGCGCCACAACCATCAACATTCCCGACACGGTGGGCTATACCGCGCCCCGCGAAAGCGCCAAGCTGATCGAGATGCTGCTGGAACGCGTGCCCGGCGCCGACGAGATCGTCTTCGCGACGCATTGCCACAACGATCTGGGCATGGCGACGGCGAACGCGCTGGCGGCAGTCGAGGCCGGTGCGAGGCAGATCGAATGCACCATCAACGGGCTTGGCGAACGCGCTGGCAATACTGCGCTCGAAGAGGTGGTGATGGCGCTGAAGGTGCGCAACGACATCATGCCCTTCCGGACCGGCATCGACACCACCCGGATCATGGGGCTGAGCCGCAAGGTCGCCACCGTCTCGGGCTTTCCGGTGCAGTTCAACAAGGCCATCGTCGGCAAGAACGCCTTCGCGCATGAATCCGGCATCCACCAGGATGGCGTTTTGAAGAATGCCGAGACCTTCGAGATCATGCGCCCCGCTGATATCGGGCTCAATGCCACGAACCTGGTGATGGGCAAGCATTCGGGCCGCGCCGCGCTGCGCTCGAAGATGAAGGAGCTGGGCTTCGATCTGGGCGACAACCAGCTGAAGGACGTCTTCGTGCGGTTCAAGGCGCTCGCCGACCGCAAGAAGGAAGTCTATGACGACGACCTGCTGGCACTGATGCGCGACAGCGATCTCGATGCAGAGCATGACCGCATCCAGGTCAAGTTCCTGCGGGTGATCTGCGGCACCGAGGCGCCGCAATCGGCCGACCTGATCCTCGCCCTCGACGGGGTCGAGCACCGGGTGACGGCGCAGGGCGACGGGCCCGTCGACGCCACCTTCGCCGCGGTGAAGAAGCTGGTCGAGCATGACGCGCATCTGGAGCTGTACCAGGTCCATGCCGTCACCGGCGGCACCGATGCCCAGGCCACGGTCAGCGTGCGGCTGTCGGAAGACGGCAAGATCGCGACCGGCCAGGCCTCGGACACCGATACCGTGGTGGCCAGCGCCAAGGCCTATGTGAACGCCCTGAATCGGCTGATGGTCCGGCGCGAGAAGACCAGGCCCGAAGAGAACCTGGCCGCGATCTGA
- the ggt gene encoding gamma-glutamyltransferase, whose amino-acid sequence MPNWPIALLLCAFAGAAIAQEAADAVAPEAASTTAAEAFAGISPEARAAWDSREAGRPTEARDWMVAAANPLAVEAGAAILARGGSAADAMVAVQTVLGLVEPQSSGLGGGAFLLWYDAETGELTTLDGRETAPLAATPQLFQTPEGEPLAFYDAVVGGRSVGTPGTPMLLEEAHRRWGRIAWPDLFEDATRLAEKGFQVSPRLAELVAGDEARLRRHPATEAYFFPGGAPIAAGATLVNPAYADTLRQIARDGSRAFYTGAIAEDVVAAVRGAQDNPGLLSSIDLALYRVKERAPVCAPYRGHEICGMGPPSSGGLTLGQIMGLLEPYNLAALGPEAPESWRLIGDASRLAFADRGRYMADADFVPVPAKGLLDPAYLAERAKLLEGDDALPETAPGRPEWDHAGLWADDRSIEFPSTSHISIVDAEGNALSMTTTIENGFGSRLFVRGFLLNNELTDFSFQTHEDGRPIANRVEPGKRPRSSMAPTIVLTEGKPSLVIGSPGGSRIIGYVAQAILAHLDWGMDVQQAVAMPHLVNRFGAYDLEAGTSAEGLAEPLTALGFEVGARELNSGLHAISVRDGLQGGADPRREGIALGR is encoded by the coding sequence ATGCCGAACTGGCCGATTGCCCTGCTGCTCTGCGCTTTTGCCGGGGCAGCCATCGCACAGGAGGCGGCCGATGCCGTCGCGCCCGAAGCCGCTTCCACGACCGCGGCCGAGGCCTTTGCCGGGATCTCGCCCGAGGCCCGCGCCGCCTGGGACAGCCGCGAGGCGGGCCGCCCGACCGAAGCCCGGGACTGGATGGTCGCCGCCGCCAATCCGCTGGCGGTCGAAGCGGGCGCAGCGATCCTTGCCCGGGGCGGCAGTGCCGCCGATGCCATGGTCGCGGTGCAGACGGTGCTGGGGCTGGTCGAGCCGCAATCCTCGGGGCTTGGCGGCGGCGCCTTCTTGCTGTGGTACGATGCCGAAACCGGCGAGCTGACCACGCTTGACGGGCGCGAGACCGCGCCCCTGGCCGCGACGCCGCAATTGTTCCAGACCCCCGAGGGCGAACCGCTGGCCTTCTATGACGCGGTCGTGGGCGGGCGCTCGGTCGGAACGCCGGGCACGCCGATGCTGCTGGAAGAGGCGCATCGGCGCTGGGGCCGGATCGCCTGGCCCGATCTCTTCGAAGATGCCACCCGGCTGGCCGAAAAGGGCTTTCAGGTCTCGCCCCGGCTGGCAGAGCTGGTCGCCGGCGATGAGGCGCGCCTGCGCCGCCACCCCGCGACCGAGGCCTATTTCTTCCCCGGCGGCGCACCCATCGCCGCGGGCGCGACGCTCGTCAACCCGGCCTATGCCGACACGCTGCGCCAGATCGCGCGGGACGGCAGCCGCGCCTTCTATACCGGCGCCATCGCCGAGGATGTCGTCGCGGCCGTGCGCGGCGCCCAGGACAATCCGGGGCTGCTGTCGAGCATCGATCTGGCGCTTTACCGGGTGAAGGAACGCGCCCCGGTCTGCGCCCCCTATCGCGGGCACGAGATCTGCGGGATGGGGCCGCCCTCTTCGGGCGGGCTGACCCTGGGCCAGATCATGGGCCTGCTCGAACCCTACAATCTGGCGGCGCTCGGTCCCGAAGCGCCCGAAAGCTGGCGGCTGATCGGCGACGCCTCGCGGCTCGCCTTTGCCGACCGGGGCCGCTACATGGCCGATGCGGATTTCGTACCGGTGCCCGCGAAAGGGCTGCTCGACCCCGCCTATCTGGCCGAACGCGCCAAACTTCTGGAAGGCGACGACGCGCTGCCCGAGACCGCCCCCGGCAGGCCCGAATGGGATCATGCCGGGCTTTGGGCCGATGACCGCTCGATCGAGTTCCCCTCGACCTCGCATATCTCGATCGTCGATGCCGAGGGCAATGCGCTGTCGATGACCACGACCATCGAGAACGGATTCGGCTCTCGGCTCTTCGTGCGCGGCTTTCTGCTTAACAACGAACTGACCGATTTCTCGTTCCAGACCCATGAGGACGGCCGGCCCATCGCCAACCGGGTCGAACCCGGCAAGCGGCCGCGCTCGTCTATGGCGCCGACCATCGTGCTGACCGAGGGCAAGCCCTCGCTGGTGATCGGCAGCCCGGGCGGCAGCCGGATCATCGGCTATGTCGCGCAGGCCATCCTGGCGCATCTGGACTGGGGGATGGATGTGCAGCAGGCGGTGGCGATGCCGCATCTCGTGAACCGCTTCGGCGCCTACGATCTGGAAGCGGGCACATCGGCCGAGGGTCTTGCCGAGCCGCTGACAGCCCTCGGCTTCGAGGTCGGGGCGCGCGAGCTCAATTCGGGGCTGCATGCGATCTCGGTCAGGGACGGGCTGCAGGGCGGCGCCGATCCGCGCCGCGAGGGCATCGCGCTCGGCCGCTGA
- the cbiB gene encoding adenosylcobinamide-phosphate synthase CbiB, with amino-acid sequence MSAAAMLVALAIEAAMGWPDRLHARIGHPVTWIGALIAALEVRMNRPGDAPATRRRRGALAVALTLLAAVLPACALAFILPGGWAGAVLTGILAAPLVASRSLFDHVARVARPLAAGDIASARAAVSMIVGRDPAQLDRAGLARAALESLAENASDGVVAPVFWGVLLGLPGIAGYKAVNTLDSMIGHRNARYEDFGRVAARLDDLVNLLPARLTGGLFCLAAGHPVRAAKTMMRDAGAHRSPNAGWPEAAMAGGLGLRLSGPRVYGDRVSDEPWLNADAPDPGPGDLWRGLWLYVRAMAGLALGLAALVWSFGG; translated from the coding sequence ATGAGCGCGGCGGCCATGCTGGTGGCGCTGGCCATCGAGGCGGCGATGGGCTGGCCCGACCGGCTTCATGCCCGGATCGGCCATCCGGTGACCTGGATCGGGGCGCTGATCGCTGCGCTCGAGGTGCGGATGAACCGGCCCGGCGACGCGCCCGCGACCCGCAGGCGGAGGGGCGCGCTTGCGGTCGCGCTCACGCTGCTGGCGGCGGTGCTGCCGGCCTGCGCGCTGGCCTTTATCCTGCCGGGCGGCTGGGCGGGTGCCGTGCTGACCGGCATCCTGGCCGCGCCGCTGGTGGCCTCGCGCAGCCTTTTCGACCATGTGGCCCGGGTCGCAAGGCCGCTGGCGGCGGGCGATATCGCGAGCGCGCGCGCGGCGGTCTCGATGATCGTCGGGCGCGATCCGGCGCAGCTCGACCGGGCCGGGCTGGCGCGGGCGGCGCTTGAAAGCCTGGCCGAGAATGCCTCGGACGGGGTCGTGGCGCCGGTCTTCTGGGGCGTTCTGCTGGGGCTGCCGGGGATCGCGGGCTACAAGGCGGTGAACACGCTCGACAGCATGATCGGGCATCGCAACGCGCGCTACGAGGATTTCGGCCGGGTGGCGGCGCGGCTTGACGATCTGGTCAATCTTCTGCCCGCGCGGCTGACAGGTGGGCTGTTCTGCCTCGCGGCCGGGCATCCGGTCCGGGCGGCGAAGACGATGATGCGGGATGCGGGCGCGCATCGTTCGCCCAATGCCGGCTGGCCCGAGGCTGCGATGGCGGGCGGGCTCGGCCTGCGGCTGTCGGGGCCGCGGGTCTATGGCGATCGGGTCAGCGACGAGCCCTGGCTGAACGCGGATGCGCCCGACCCGGGGCCGGGCGATCTGTGGCGGGGGCTCTGGCTCTATGTCAGGGCGATGGCGGGGCTGGCGCTGGGGCTGGCGGCGCTGGTCTGGAGTTTCGGAGGGTAA
- a CDS encoding amidase, translating into MKDLETALDLGAVELRDRLARGALSALDLVEACLARIAAHEPVIRAWTWIDPDHAREQARRLDAQRASGRALGPLHGLPVGLKDVIDTARIPTGNGCALDAGRVPARDAFVVERLRAAGALILGKTVTTELAFLHPGRTRNPHNPAHTPGGSSSGSAAAVADAMVPLAIGTQTGGSVIRPAAFCGVTGFKPTFGAIPRRGVLMQSPHLDTVGVFAADPMGAALLAEALFGFDEADPATSLTPPPRLLDTARSAPPQAPVFAFVRPPGWERADPDTHAAFAELTAALGDQVFALDLPQAFETAAEQRARINMAEMAHHYSRYDRDGRDLLGAETRDAIDRGARMPARDYLAALDWPKLLNAGLDEIFARCDAILCPAAPGPAPEGIGTTGDPIFNGLWTLCGTPAVTVPILTAGNGLPMGVQLVGPRGDDARLLRSAQWLYDWAAGG; encoded by the coding sequence ATGAAGGATCTCGAGACGGCACTGGATCTGGGGGCGGTCGAGCTGCGCGACCGGCTGGCACGCGGCGCGCTGTCGGCGCTCGATCTGGTCGAGGCCTGCCTGGCCCGGATCGCCGCGCATGAGCCCGTGATCCGCGCCTGGACCTGGATCGACCCCGATCACGCCCGCGAACAGGCCCGGCGGCTCGATGCCCAGCGCGCCTCGGGACGGGCGCTGGGGCCGCTTCATGGGCTGCCGGTGGGGCTGAAGGACGTGATCGACACCGCCCGCATCCCGACCGGGAATGGCTGCGCGCTCGATGCCGGCCGGGTGCCCGCGCGCGACGCCTTCGTGGTCGAGCGGCTGCGGGCGGCCGGCGCGCTCATCCTCGGCAAGACGGTGACGACCGAGCTGGCCTTCCTGCATCCGGGCAGGACCCGGAACCCGCATAACCCTGCCCATACGCCGGGCGGCTCGTCCAGCGGCTCGGCTGCGGCGGTGGCCGATGCGATGGTGCCGCTGGCCATCGGCACCCAGACCGGCGGCTCGGTCATCCGCCCCGCGGCCTTTTGCGGCGTGACCGGGTTCAAGCCGACCTTCGGGGCGATCCCGCGGCGCGGGGTCTTGATGCAATCGCCCCATCTCGACACGGTCGGGGTCTTTGCCGCCGATCCGATGGGCGCGGCACTGCTGGCCGAGGCGCTGTTCGGCTTCGATGAGGCCGACCCGGCCACCAGCCTCACCCCGCCGCCGCGCCTGCTCGACACCGCCCGCAGCGCGCCGCCGCAGGCGCCTGTCTTCGCCTTCGTCAGGCCGCCGGGCTGGGAGCGGGCCGATCCCGACACCCATGCCGCCTTCGCCGAGCTGACGGCGGCCCTTGGCGATCAGGTCTTCGCCCTCGATCTGCCGCAGGCTTTCGAGACCGCCGCAGAGCAGCGCGCCCGGATCAACATGGCCGAGATGGCGCATCACTATTCCCGCTATGACCGCGACGGGCGCGATCTGCTTGGCGCCGAGACCCGCGACGCCATCGACAGGGGCGCAAGGATGCCCGCACGGGACTATCTGGCCGCGCTCGACTGGCCGAAGCTGCTGAATGCGGGGCTCGACGAGATCTTCGCACGCTGCGACGCGATCCTCTGCCCTGCGGCGCCGGGCCCGGCCCCCGAGGGCATCGGCACGACCGGCGATCCGATCTTCAACGGGCTCTGGACGCTCTGCGGCACGCCCGCGGTGACGGTGCCGATCCTGACTGCGGGGAACGGCCTGCCGATGGGGGTGCAGCTTGTCGGCCCGCGCGGCGACGATGCCCGGCTGCTGCGCAGCGCGCAATGGCTTTACGACTGGGCCGCCGGGGGCTGA
- a CDS encoding cytochrome b has translation MSDTKASPPATTETYSFRQKLVHWAVVVLVAAQFLVFDAIGRDFGRGMRTGDWVYSPAATGHILFGFAILALMVWRLKLRRDEGVPALPAAEPGWAATLARLSHAAFYLMLLAMPVAGAVAWFRQSGNAAEIHEAAATLLIALIAIHVAAVALHQFRWRSNILSRMM, from the coding sequence ATGTCCGATACCAAAGCCAGCCCCCCCGCAACCACCGAAACCTATTCCTTCCGGCAGAAACTCGTCCATTGGGCCGTGGTCGTGCTGGTCGCCGCCCAGTTTCTTGTCTTCGACGCCATCGGCCGCGATTTCGGCCGCGGCATGAGAACCGGGGACTGGGTCTATTCGCCCGCCGCCACCGGCCATATCCTGTTCGGCTTCGCGATCCTCGCCCTGATGGTCTGGCGGCTCAAGCTGCGCCGCGACGAGGGGGTGCCCGCCCTGCCCGCCGCCGAACCGGGCTGGGCTGCGACGCTGGCACGCCTGAGCCATGCCGCCTTCTACCTGATGCTGCTGGCGATGCCGGTGGCCGGCGCGGTGGCCTGGTTCCGGCAATCGGGCAACGCGGCCGAGATCCACGAGGCCGCCGCCACCCTGCTGATCGCGCTGATCGCGATCCATGTCGCGGCTGTCGCGCTGCACCAGTTCCGGTGGAGAAGCAACATCCTGAGCCGGATGATGTGA